The proteins below are encoded in one region of Candidatus Methylomirabilota bacterium:
- the nuoH gene encoding NADH-quinone oxidoreductase subunit NuoH, with the protein MLSAIYPFMVGFIVLNAIIGMVTYVTLLERKFAARMQSRIGPYRVGPHGLLQPIADALKLMMKEDIVPRLADRRVYNLAPIVFLIPCMLIFATLPFAPGLGVADLNIGILFFLAVSAMEIVGLFMGGWGSNNKYALLSVMRAVNQIISYDLPFVFAAMVPVLLTGSLKLSDIAAAQPDVLHWFVFYPVIGQLAFVAYIVAMLAAENRVPFDILEAESELIAGFRVEYSGMKFALIQLGEYAHVIATSFLGALLFLGAWGGPGAGALPALGVLYFLLKAMFIFLLVTWIRWSFVRIRVDQILAISWKLLLPATLVLLMATAVVVAWKGPVVG; encoded by the coding sequence ATGCTCTCCGCGATCTACCCCTTCATGGTGGGCTTCATCGTGCTGAACGCCATCATCGGTATGGTGACGTACGTGACGCTCCTCGAGCGGAAGTTCGCCGCGCGCATGCAGTCGCGCATCGGCCCCTACCGCGTCGGGCCGCACGGGCTGCTCCAGCCCATCGCGGACGCGCTCAAGCTCATGATGAAAGAAGACATCGTCCCGCGGCTCGCCGACCGCCGCGTCTACAACCTCGCGCCCATCGTGTTCCTGATCCCGTGCATGCTGATCTTTGCCACGCTGCCGTTCGCCCCGGGGCTCGGCGTCGCCGACCTCAACATCGGCATCCTCTTCTTTCTCGCGGTCTCGGCCATGGAGATCGTGGGGCTGTTCATGGGCGGCTGGGGCTCCAACAACAAGTACGCGCTCCTCTCCGTGATGCGGGCGGTCAACCAGATCATCTCCTACGACCTGCCGTTCGTCTTCGCCGCGATGGTCCCGGTACTGCTGACGGGCTCGCTCAAGCTCTCCGACATCGCCGCCGCGCAACCGGACGTGCTGCACTGGTTCGTCTTCTACCCGGTGATCGGACAGTTGGCCTTCGTCGCCTACATCGTGGCGATGCTCGCGGCCGAGAACCGCGTGCCGTTCGACATCTTGGAGGCCGAGTCCGAACTCATCGCGGGCTTCCGCGTCGAGTACTCGGGGATGAAGTTCGCGCTGATCCAGCTGGGCGAGTACGCGCACGTCATCGCCACCTCCTTCCTGGGCGCGCTGCTCTTCCTGGGCGCCTGGGGCGGGCCCGGCGCGGGCGCGCTGCCGGCCCTGGGCGTGCTCTACTTCCTCCTCAAGGCGATGTTCATCTTCCTGCTGGTGACCTGGATACGCTGGAGCTTCGTCAGGATCCGGGTGGACCAGATCCTCGCCATCTCGTGGAAGCTGCTGCTGCCGGCCACGCTTGTCCTCCTCATGGCCACGGCGGTCGTCGTCGCGTGGAAGGGGCCCGTCGTTGGGTAA
- a CDS encoding NADH-quinone oxidoreductase subunit I, translated as MGITLLNLFRKPVTVHYPEVKRVYPDRFRGVLALTYDKETGEEDCIGCRLCEYICPPQVIKVEMLKGEKRNFAKTFTLELYACEFCELCVQVCPTDAIIMMKSFDLATSDRREMLLDKDRLHTIGLQFEPSWATGTGLRAMQTPPKAPADAKAEVKGATLEDGAATLEGGAATLEDGAK; from the coding sequence ATGGGGATCACGCTCCTGAACCTCTTCCGCAAGCCCGTCACCGTGCACTATCCCGAGGTCAAGCGCGTCTACCCCGACCGCTTCCGCGGCGTGCTTGCGCTGACGTACGACAAGGAGACCGGCGAGGAGGACTGCATCGGCTGCCGGCTCTGCGAGTACATCTGCCCGCCGCAGGTGATCAAGGTCGAGATGCTCAAGGGGGAGAAGCGCAACTTCGCCAAGACCTTCACCCTCGAGCTGTACGCCTGCGAGTTCTGCGAGCTGTGCGTCCAGGTCTGCCCCACGGACGCCATCATCATGATGAAGTCCTTCGATCTGGCGACCAGCGATCGCCGCGAGATGCTGCTCGACAAGGACCGGCTCCACACGATCGGCCTCCAGTTCGAGCCCTCGTGGGCGACGGGCACCGGGCTTCGCGCCATGCAGACGCCTCCCAAGGCTCCCGCCGACGCCAAGGCGGAGGTCAAGGGCGCCACGCTGGAGGATGGCGCCGCCACGCTGGAGGGTGGTGCCGCCACGCTGGAGGATGGCGCCAAGTGA
- a CDS encoding NADH-quinone oxidoreductase subunit J yields the protein MTLEVVSFWGLAVLLIGSALAVVLTKNLFHSVLYLALSLTATAGVFLALDAEFLAAVQLLLYAGGVVTIVVFAIVVTERLVGDRITQTSRQILTGLVLAGALLLGILRFLRGADLPVERPVIAVDVTRAIGQVLLTEFVLPFELLAVLLLVGLLGALYFARPEE from the coding sequence GTGACCCTCGAGGTCGTGAGCTTCTGGGGGCTGGCCGTCCTGCTCATCGGCTCCGCCCTGGCCGTGGTGCTGACCAAGAACCTCTTCCACTCGGTCCTCTACCTCGCGCTGTCGCTGACGGCGACGGCCGGCGTGTTCCTGGCGCTCGACGCGGAGTTTCTCGCGGCGGTGCAGCTCCTTCTCTACGCGGGCGGCGTCGTCACGATCGTGGTCTTCGCCATCGTGGTGACGGAGCGGCTCGTCGGCGACCGCATTACGCAGACGAGCCGGCAGATCCTGACCGGCCTGGTGCTGGCGGGCGCCTTGCTCCTGGGGATCCTGCGCTTTCTGCGCGGCGCCGACCTGCCCGTCGAGCGCCCGGTCATCGCCGTGGACGTGACGCGGGCCATCGGCCAGGTGCTGCTGACCGAGTTCGTGCTGCCCTTCGAGCTCCTGGCCGTGCTGCTGCTGGTCGGGCTCCTGGGCGCGCTGTACTTCGCGAGGCCGGAAGAATAG
- the nuoK gene encoding NADH-quinone oxidoreductase subunit NuoK, giving the protein MGLGAYLTLAAVLFAIGFFGVVTRRNTIGILLGIELMLNAVNINLVAFARFNADVVGMVFTAFTIPITVAEVALGLAIVILIFRMKRTVIADHLDLLRG; this is encoded by the coding sequence ATGGGTCTTGGCGCCTACCTCACGCTCGCCGCGGTGCTCTTCGCCATCGGCTTCTTTGGCGTCGTCACGCGGCGGAACACCATCGGCATCCTGCTCGGCATCGAGCTGATGCTCAACGCCGTGAACATCAACCTGGTCGCCTTCGCGCGCTTCAACGCCGACGTGGTGGGAATGGTCTTCACCGCGTTCACCATCCCGATCACGGTGGCCGAGGTGGCGCTGGGGCTGGCGATCGTCATCCTCATCTTCAGGATGAAGCGCACGGTCATCGCCGATCATCTGGATCTCCTCAGAGGGTGA